From a single Halobacteriovorax sp. HLS genomic region:
- a CDS encoding methyltransferase produces MNFKEHFDRLTHYLAPYRNFWAKELLEDYPEVMEDYDPQWLDYLRGLTKEQLWRFDCFGDTSFVTHKDLKEMVDGLGQLTKLEKFADYDKKDFPDWAFRKVKEKKRHEITLITSLVNELNHKYQFSHTTDIGGGVGHLARILAHYYGVRTKTIDIDKKFQEIGMKRAKAFPLPEGSSDLEFIHMDFLKEKDPKKMAQIFSNDSMTLGLHTCGSLANALIETHIKMKTKSLLNFGCCYLRQDPNKDLNLSSYAQTHTNLKFTNWSLTIATRGYSSMSFEEFELKERVKFYRYTLHLLLSEILKKNSFLTVGDSHRREYWGDFASYAQKKLAALKIEHDYSLEDLNNYYENIEIRKKVEDLYLANIIRWQFGRALEHYILTDRCLWLEEAGHKVQMKELFDEKLSPRNIGILAL; encoded by the coding sequence TTGAACTTTAAAGAGCACTTTGACAGACTCACACATTATTTAGCTCCATATCGCAATTTTTGGGCAAAAGAGCTACTTGAGGACTACCCAGAGGTCATGGAAGATTATGATCCGCAGTGGTTGGACTATTTAAGAGGTCTTACAAAAGAGCAGCTATGGCGCTTTGACTGCTTTGGAGATACTAGTTTCGTTACTCACAAAGATCTAAAAGAAATGGTTGATGGATTGGGACAACTGACTAAGCTTGAAAAGTTTGCTGACTATGACAAGAAAGATTTTCCAGACTGGGCCTTTCGTAAAGTTAAAGAAAAGAAACGTCATGAGATCACCTTGATTACTTCTTTAGTAAATGAGCTAAACCATAAGTATCAATTTTCTCACACTACGGATATTGGAGGAGGAGTTGGTCACCTTGCGAGAATTCTTGCTCACTACTACGGTGTTAGAACTAAGACAATCGATATAGATAAGAAGTTTCAAGAAATTGGAATGAAAAGGGCCAAAGCATTTCCACTACCAGAAGGTTCAAGTGATTTAGAGTTTATTCACATGGATTTTCTTAAAGAAAAAGATCCAAAGAAAATGGCCCAGATATTTTCCAACGACTCCATGACTCTTGGCCTACACACTTGCGGCTCTCTTGCTAATGCACTTATAGAAACCCATATAAAAATGAAGACTAAGTCGCTTCTAAATTTTGGTTGCTGCTACTTAAGACAGGACCCTAACAAGGATCTAAACCTTTCTAGCTATGCCCAGACTCATACTAATTTGAAGTTCACCAATTGGTCTTTAACTATAGCCACTAGAGGTTACTCAAGTATGAGCTTTGAAGAGTTTGAGCTTAAAGAAAGAGTAAAATTCTATCGCTATACTCTTCACCTACTCTTAAGTGAGATACTTAAGAAGAATTCCTTTCTAACTGTTGGAGACTCTCATCGAAGAGAGTACTGGGGAGACTTTGCAAGCTATGCTCAAAAGAAGCTAGCAGCTCTAAAGATTGAACATGATTACTCTTTAGAAGATCTCAATAACTACTATGAGAATATTGAAATTAGAAAGAAAGTAGAAGATCTCTATCTCGCAAATATAATTAGGTGGCAATTCGGTCGGGCCTTGGAGCACTATATCTTAACTGATCGTTGTCTATGGTTAGAAGAAGCAGGTCATAAAGTTCAAATGAAAGAGCTCTTCGATGAAAAGCTCTCCCCTAGGAATATTGGAATACTCGCCCTTTAA